One Candidatus Devosia phytovorans genomic window carries:
- a CDS encoding CBASS cGAMP-activated phospholipase, with the protein MNYIAPRRSDGTIQHNRVKQPWPEERLFRILSIDGGGIRGVFPAAYLAELERRFLNGKPVADHFDMIAGTSTGGIIALALAKGMTATEAMTIYTKRGHTIFPKPKRFAAIRQKLRWLFKAKHDQNALMDELLEVFGDMYIDDAEVRLVIPSFEGQHGEPWIYKTPHHPDYKKDRHVTAARVALHTAAAPTIYSGVANDGHTMVDGGLWANNPVMQALVDVMVCYDVPSENIRILSIGTGDDLFSTADLQTSGVFGWTNPLRAGGPALFRAAVKAQSHNANGQAGLLIGKPNLIRIDPAEGDNPIALDDVERAVRELPSVARSMAESSGQHVNSMFFGDTADVYLKCPVS; encoded by the coding sequence ATGAACTATATCGCTCCCCGTCGCTCAGACGGCACAATCCAGCACAACCGCGTCAAGCAGCCATGGCCGGAGGAACGGCTGTTCCGCATTCTTTCCATCGACGGCGGCGGCATCAGGGGCGTTTTTCCTGCGGCCTATCTTGCCGAGCTTGAGCGCCGCTTTTTGAACGGCAAACCGGTTGCCGACCATTTCGACATGATCGCCGGCACCTCGACCGGCGGCATCATCGCATTGGCGCTGGCGAAGGGCATGACCGCGACTGAAGCGATGACCATCTACACCAAACGCGGCCACACGATCTTTCCGAAGCCGAAAAGGTTCGCTGCAATCCGCCAAAAGCTGCGCTGGCTGTTCAAGGCAAAGCACGACCAGAACGCCCTTATGGACGAACTACTCGAAGTTTTCGGCGACATGTATATCGACGACGCCGAGGTTCGCCTGGTCATCCCGAGCTTCGAAGGGCAACACGGCGAGCCTTGGATCTACAAGACGCCACATCACCCTGACTACAAGAAGGATCGGCACGTAACGGCGGCTCGGGTCGCACTGCACACGGCAGCCGCGCCAACGATCTACTCCGGTGTCGCCAATGATGGGCACACGATGGTCGATGGCGGCCTATGGGCCAACAACCCCGTCATGCAGGCACTGGTCGATGTCATGGTCTGCTATGACGTGCCCAGCGAGAATATCCGCATTCTCAGCATCGGCACTGGTGACGACCTGTTCTCGACGGCAGACCTTCAGACATCGGGCGTGTTTGGCTGGACCAATCCGCTCAGGGCTGGCGGGCCGGCATTGTTCCGGGCTGCGGTCAAGGCCCAGAGCCATAACGCCAACGGCCAGGCCGGACTGCTGATCGGTAAGCCCAATCTGATCCGTATTGATCCGGCCGAAGGTGACAATCCCATTGCCCTCGATGATGTCGAGAGGGCGGTCCGAGAATTGCCGTCCGTTGCGCGCAGCATGGCCGAGAG
- a CDS encoding nucleotidyltransferase, giving the protein MTSSLTSTANPFITRLDRILAEIAFNVQLPPSLHRKATSRYKAVRTFLEGTKAFEDQIEHFYPQGSMAIDATISNRGTDDEFDIDIVAQLGGRFRSMQPNEILDELFDALDGYQGLTVVRQTRCVTLYYADGMHLDITPAFREVNTPDRQSVITHSKGPAARGDDDFVPMNAYGFASWYTDRTPFEVQVVAEFNRRWRLFEAANYRADAEVDEVPDQREFVAKNTATLALQLAKRYRNIRYANYDARIPPSVMMSCMAGFVAEPGLTLSQMLVKLCRHIAREIRAASARGELLHVSNPSHAEDVFTDRWPENQKQQIQFARYLDELVAGLEEAMQMSAGEIGDWLREMFGDRVVSNAVDRIAKEATAVREGRHSYAPSGKVVLPSAAAAALTVPSIASAAPKPVAHTFFGDLRK; this is encoded by the coding sequence ATGACTTCCAGCCTGACCTCGACTGCTAATCCGTTTATCACCCGTCTCGACCGCATCTTGGCCGAGATCGCATTCAACGTGCAGCTGCCGCCATCGCTGCACCGCAAGGCGACTAGCCGCTACAAGGCTGTCCGCACCTTCCTCGAAGGCACCAAGGCCTTTGAGGATCAGATCGAGCACTTCTATCCGCAGGGATCGATGGCGATCGACGCCACGATTTCGAACCGCGGAACCGATGACGAGTTCGATATCGACATTGTCGCCCAGCTTGGCGGTCGCTTCCGCTCAATGCAGCCGAACGAGATTCTCGACGAGCTGTTTGACGCCCTCGATGGATATCAGGGCCTGACCGTCGTCCGCCAGACGCGCTGCGTCACACTCTATTACGCGGACGGTATGCACCTCGACATCACGCCTGCTTTTCGTGAGGTGAACACGCCTGACCGCCAGAGCGTCATCACTCATTCAAAGGGGCCGGCCGCACGTGGCGATGACGACTTCGTCCCGATGAACGCCTACGGCTTCGCGAGTTGGTACACGGACCGCACGCCGTTTGAAGTCCAGGTTGTCGCGGAGTTTAACCGCCGCTGGCGCTTGTTCGAAGCTGCCAACTATCGCGCAGATGCCGAGGTCGATGAAGTCCCTGATCAGCGGGAGTTTGTGGCGAAAAATACCGCCACCTTGGCCCTTCAGCTGGCCAAGCGCTATCGCAACATCCGCTATGCGAACTATGACGCACGCATTCCACCGTCGGTGATGATGTCGTGCATGGCAGGCTTTGTGGCCGAACCTGGCCTCACCCTGTCCCAGATGCTGGTCAAGTTGTGCCGCCATATTGCCCGCGAGATCCGCGCCGCGAGCGCCCGCGGTGAGCTGCTTCACGTCTCGAACCCGTCTCACGCTGAGGATGTTTTCACCGATCGCTGGCCTGAAAACCAGAAGCAGCAGATCCAGTTTGCTCGATATCTCGACGAGTTGGTCGCGGGCTTGGAAGAAGCCATGCAGATGTCAGCCGGTGAAATTGGCGACTGGCTGCGTGAGATGTTCGGTGACCGCGTCGTCTCCAATGCGGTCGACCGTATCGCCAAGGAAGCGACCGCCGTTCGCGAGGGTCGCCACTCCTACGCACCTTCGGGGAAGGTCGTCCTGCCTTCGGCGGCCGCCGCCGCGCTCACCGTGCCATCGATCGCCAGCGCAGCTCCTAAGCCGGTGGCTCACACCTTCTTCGGAGATCTGCGCAAGTGA